The sequence TGCGCCCGGGAGGCGACGGGTCGTGGCTCGTGAGCGCCTACATATGGccgcggatggcggcggcgctcgagtCCGACGGCGTCTTCAAGCCTCTCACGGCGGCGTATCTTGGACTCGTCTAGCTTTGCTATATATGCGCGCGCGGGGCTTTTTTTTGCCTTAATTATTATATCGTGCCTAAGATAACGGCCGGCCTTGTGCGCTTGCATTTGGGACTTCTGTGTATTTCACTTCAATTTACCCTTTTTAAATAAAGGGGCTGTCTATACGACAGCCGGTTAAATTCAATTTGGTTTGATCATTAGAATTTCTGCCTAATTAAACGTACGATGTTATCGGCCATCCCGTATGCCGagaattagttatttttagagTAACTAGTTATTCAATTTGTTTGAAGAGTAACTAGTactctatttttaaagttatttttaactaatacttaattagttatACATTAATAAACCACCACGCTTTCGTGCGGGGAGGTGGAGTTCCAAACTTTACCTAATATAacatataggaaaaagtacgaattactcccCAAACTATCGCGGCGACCGAATtactgccccccccccccaacctaAAAACTAAACATTCCTCACCCCTGAACTATCAATACTGGACtaattaccccctcgacccaatccagagcggttttatcctatgtggcgtacgcgtggtagtccagtcagcattttcttgtaaaaaaaatagtgggacccacacgtcatTCCTCCACTTCATCTCTtcataatctctctctctcgagcgGGCACAAGTGTGCACGGCGATGCAAAGGGGCAGGCGGCGGAAAGTGGCGCGCGGGGGTGGCAGACGACGGTGGCGcgcggttggcggcggcgcgtgggccgGCACTCAAGCGGACGTAGGcgtaacagcagcagcaggagcgaGGGCGGCGCGAGGATCCACCACGCCTGATCCTCGGGAGCAACGCCGGCGCGTGGATGTGGAGGCCTTCATCCTCTAGAGCGGCCAGCGGGAGTGGAAGCGGGAGGCGTCCTTCTCCTCTACCCCCTCGCCGTCCCccttcgccatcgccgccgcggcctccgccccCTCGCCTCACGGCCGTCACCCATCCCTCCACGTGCACAGTGGCACGCACGGTGCAGCGTGTGGACGGGAGGTGGGCGCCGGCGCGCGGGGATGCACGGTGGGCAACGAGCAGCAACTCGACGGTGGCTTGGCTGTGCCCAAGCAGGCGGCGGCATGAGACGGTTAGCGCCATCGCTTGCCTGAGAGCGTCGTCGTCTTTGAGCTTCTACCGTGCGGCACTGTCACCGCATGGTCCGAGGGCCCCGTGCCACCGCGTGCAGAGGCCAtcgcctcctgctcctcctcaaGCCACCGCGCTGCCGTGTGCCATCCCCTTGTTGTGCTCGAGCCCCTGCATAGCCGCGGGCCGCTACACCGCCaccatggcctcctcctcctcgtcgtacCCGCCGCAATTGACACCGCCTCCACCCGTCCACTCCCGCCCGTCCTGGCACGCCGCCGTCCACCTCTCATCCCCGCGCCGCTGTGCCTGCTTTGCGCCCGAaagagagatagagggagggaaagaggggtatgacatgtgggtcccactatttttaaaaaataaaatgttgacTGGATTTCCACGCGTACGCCATGTAGGACAAAACTGCTCTGGATTGGgtcaagggggtaattcgtccggtattaaaagttcagggtgaggaatgtctggttttcgggtttaggggtaattcggtcaacTGCAATAGTTCAgaggggtaatttgtactttttcataaCATGTAtacaactataaaaatatatgcaactttgTAACTTATATAGGTTACAGTGTAGTTACGCTATTgttgtagtgtaattacattggtATACTACGACTATACTATATAATACTATACatagttacaacttacaacagTTTTAGCAAATCATAAGCAAGCTTATAACAAATTGCAAGCATATGAACCAACTAAAGCGAGGACTCGGTGCTACCAATAAAGTTTCACGaggtttcttaaaaaaatagtcaaagAACATTCAATTGAAAAATGAGAACATCTTGCTTTTAATCTAAACTTTGTTCCACCTGTTTTCTATACAAAGTAATACGCATGTCCGCGTGAATGTACTAACTACAGCTACCTTAtcttaaagagtaaatttcaaaaaactgcaactttagtgacaaaactatcagtttacTGCAACATTAGCAACATGTTTTAGTTTGCTACAATAATAGCgtgggaaattatcacaaagctgcaacttttacgttatatgctgctacagtacaTATAGGTGACAACTGTAACAacatataacgtaaaagttgcagttttgtgataatttcccacgctattgttgcagcaaactgaaacatgtcgctaatgttgcagcaaactaatagttttgtcactaaagttacagttttctgaaatttactctatcttaaatgataaatatttaTGACTAGAGTGATTATCAATAATATCTTGcccttttttaaataaatactccctctatctcataatataaggcgtgcacatATTACAGgattcaactttaaaaacatttgacgaacaattattataatataaattaaattttatttattaaaattaatattattggattgacatttaaatttactttaagatgattataattttgttgcattaaaccttataatatatgagaaattttaagtcaaatattagttttgaagactgtGTCAAGTTTGATAATgctttatattataggatgcgGGGAGTACAATTTATTAAAGatgaatttcaaatatatatatggaatagAATCCTGGTACTATCGCCTAAAGCAAACATCGTGCATAGGATATAGATATAGGCTTTCTTGATTTCGACAGGAAAGGCCGAAAGGGAGACTGAACTACAGAAAATAACTTTGATGAGCTTGACAGGGGGCAGCGGTGTTGTCGTAAGCCGTAGCGACTGTCCATAAGTCTCTACTACAAGCGTGTGCAGTGTGCACACCGCTTAACAACCGGCATCGCTTGGGCTGCCTCCATGGATCCCGCACATTTCGAGGTTTTttgcttgctagctagctcatcaTGATGTGTACTAACGTATTAGCAAATGAAACATTAACGCTTGTGGTTATTAATCATACGTTGCACCGACGTTCCAATCGAATTAATTGCCTCCTAACTAACGGGTTTTTACCATCAATGCAAAATCCGCATCTCTTATAATCGGTTGATCAAATGAGAACTTGTGAAATGTCTGTCATGGCCGATCACCAAACTCTCTCCgctgtcttcttcctcctgctcGTCCCGCACGCCGCGTGCATGGCCATGGCCAAGCCGTCCTCCTCCACGCTGCTGCAGGACAACTGCGAGCTctacgccgccggcgaccggccCAGCTACGACTACTGCATCAGGACGCTGCGGGCGGACAGGGcgagcgccaccgccgacgagcgCGGGCTCGCCGCCATCGCGGCCAGGATCGCCCGCGCGACCGCCGTGGCCACGGGCGCCAAGATCGCCAGGCTGCAGCGCGGCGAGACGGCGCCCGCGCGGCGGGACGGCCTGGCCGCCTGCGCCGCGgagtacgccgccgccgtgcgccggcTCGGGCGCGCCGCGAGGGACGTCGTGTCCCGCTCGCGCGGCGGGGCCGGGGCGAGGGAGATGCGCGAGGCGCAGATGCTGCTGGCGGAGGTGACTGGCGCGCCGGAGCGCTGCGACGTCGCGTTCGAGGCCGCCGGCGGACAGGGGTCGCCGCTGGACGCCGCGGACCGAGATCGAGCTCGACGTCGTGGTCGGGTTGGCCTCCGACATcctgccgccgacgaggccgacGTGATGTGATCTGCCACGCTTAGCTCGCGAGTGATTAACCAcactatatatatggatttcgtgAGATTATTGAAGGTAAAATTTCACGTTGAAGAGTTCGAATCTCAGCTTAAAAGTTTCAATGTaaaaaatttgtagttttaaaaATTTCTGGTTGTGTTTCTTACAAGAAATAAAGTTCGTCGCAGTATGAGGCGCACACTAGATGATCCTAAATCTAATAACTCGTGACGTCTGCCCAAGATATGAATGAAAtacgaaagggcatgtagcatAGTGGTtatagtgacctgagtagtaccccaaggtgttgtttgcggggctaagttccctatttcaatggccgtatatatccggttagatgtagaggccgggtaaaaaatacccttctctaaaaaaaagatatgaatGAAGTCTTAACTTCACTAAGAGATCAGAGATGTGTCGCTAGCCTTCATCTACAGAGCGTATGTTAAGGACTCACTAAGGGTGCATGTATGTAGTGTTATGTGTGCGTGTGCTTCTGCTATGCAATATAAGAAAACAAGTTGTACATTAATTAGTGTTTCCATAGCGAACACTCAATGTAGTTAACCTCGCAATGCTACAAACAAACATAGCTTATCTTCCACAAAAGAATTTCAGAATTGTAAACtagttaaaaaatataacaagcagatAAGCCTTTCCTGTCAATAAACCTTGGAGATCAGCATCTATATGACTATAAATCCTAGAGATCAGCATCGAACAGACGGAGTGCAACCTAAATCCGTAgcatggcgatggcgaccgCCCCAAGTGCAAATAACAGCGCGGTGTTCGACGTGCCCTCCAGCCGCGTCGCTCCTGCACGCACGAATACCACTCGgattaattaaattaagttCAAAACGTAAATTAAATCACCGTTATTTTCTCCAAACCTTTTTTGAATTTCATCACAAACCAATCTACTCCAACAAAAATAACATGAAAATCCAGTTCAATCTACATTTTAACGATCAAAAGCTCGCAAGAAATTAAATTGCTCACCGGATGTCtgcggaggcgccggcggcactCCGGTGGTAAACGGATATTCCGGCGTAagtggcggcagcggcttgcctgaaaaaaaaatatataattaatcaatgGAGATCTTCATAAACGTCTAGGGATCTTCCGGCTAACTTTACAAGGTGGTGAGCTAGATGATCTGAGTTTGAagtctcaccccttctaattatttaatattaggttCTTCCTTCCAAATAGGTTTTTCCCTAATATTTGCGCCTTTTAATCAGTGGAGATTAAGCACGATAAatcttctaattatttaatattaggtttTCCTGATATTCGCGCCTTTTAATCAGATCAGTGGAGATCAAGACAGGATTAAGCACGATTAATTGATTATTAGTTAATTACCGGCGCAAGAGCGGGCGATGGACATGAGGACGGAGGCGTCGCCGAGGCAGGCGGCGGTGACGTTGACCATGGCGCGCGCGGTGTCGAACCCCGGGCCGACGAGCCGCGCCACGTCGCGGCGCAGGACGTGCATCAGGCAGCACGGCTGCTTGGCGACGGTGGCGTTCAGCTGCGCGCAGCACGGCCGCGGCACCGCGTCGGTGCGGTGCTCGATGAAGTCCAGGCACGACAGCATCCGCTGCATCGTCCGCACGcacgtctccggcgccggcgccgccgccgccgacgacgccgcggcgggcgacatgacggcgaggacggcgaggaggaagaagacggcgaGCCTTGGCACCGCCATGGCGTACGTGTGTGTTGGCACGCGCAGACGAGATTGACGATCAATGGAAATTCTAGTGCTATTTGTAAGGGAGAAGAAACCCCATCGTCTTACGAGCGATACAAGTATACAGGTGTCCATGCAAACATGGATGCACTCAATTTTTGCTACCAGTACGTCTACTGGTCtcttgaattgaattgaattaaaAAGGGACAGGAAGCCATGTTGTTCTTGGCAAATCAAATTGTTCTTGACAAGCGAATTGAATTAAATTGAATTGATGTAGTTTTGACCCAATGGGCCTTCTATCTTAGGCCCTGCATCATCTATCCAACCCCTATATAACACTTTGACTTCCTTAATTGTacgccgaatctaattcgtacccctcaaccagaaaaccggatAGAACGACTCCCCGAAccattgaaaccggtgcaatttgactccctcagcggtattggagggcggttttactgacgtggcgctgacgtggcggtgttgacccggtcttcgtcccacgtggcgcttaagtggcattagaattaaaaaaaatgtgggacccatatgtcattcacacacacagtatattgtgggacccattgacatgtgggggcccacatgtcatcctttctctccaacccttcttcctcctccctctctctctcccttctctatcttttctctccctttttctcttccccATCGGATGGTAGCGCCGGTGAAAGGTGGGGGCGGTGGTGCCGGCGTCGGGGACGTGGGGGCGCGGTGgggcgaggaggccgcggcggcgaggaaggcacGGGGGAGCGGctagggggaggcggcggcagccggcgcggGCGGGGATGTCGCGcgccggaggaggggaggggggcgcggctgTAGCTGCCGGCCGCATCGGCGGTGGGGACGACATGTCTGGGACGCGGGGGGCGTGGTGGGGCGAGGAGGCtgtggcggcgaggaaggcaCGAGGGAGCGGCTGGGGGGAGGCGGCTGCGTCCGGTGCAGGCGGGGATGTCGTGCGctgggggaggggcggcgcagCCGTAGCTGCCAGCCGCTGCGGCGGTGGGGACGACATGTCGGGGAAGCGGACACTGCGGCGAGCGGCACGGGCAACacctccccctccaccgccaccgccacccctcctcctcctcctcctccaggcccacctccatctccgccgccccgtCCGACCTCCTCGCCAGTGTCCAGTCCGTTGCCTCCGCCCTCACCACCATCGTCCTCGTCACAAGTCAGGCCACTTCCTTGCCACCACCTCTCCGATGACGACCCGGACTCCGACTTCGCGCCCGACAACCCGGACCTCCTCCGCAACCGCCCCGTTCCCaaccgcctcctcgtcgtctccgcGGGCGTCGCCGCCAACCTCCTCTTCACCTTCCTCATCGTCTACGCCCTcgcccgcccaccgccgcccctctcgtctccggcctcctcggccgcagatggggaagggggagagaaaggggagagagagagaggggggaagggaagaggaagaagggttggagagagaggatgacatgtgggccccacatgtcagtgggtcccacaatatattttttttgtgaatgacagatgggttccacaatttttttttaaaattctaatgccacttaagggccacgtgggacgaagaccgggtcaacaccgccacatcAGCGTCACGTCAGTAAAACCGCCCTCCAataccgctgagggagtcaaatcgcaccggtttcaatagttcggggagtcgtTCTATCCAGTTTTCTGATTGAGcgatacgaattagattcggctacaattaagggagtcaaagtggactttttcctaataGCAATAAGCCGATTTTTCAACCCTAGGCTGAGTTAATAGCCACCCATCTTGGTAACAAATTAGGCCCAAGCTCAAATCAAGTCGCATTGTCCTAGGTTGCCCATAAATAATACTTAGGatatgttcagattgtagccaaaataaatcttactaaATTTGACATTTACAATTTGGCAATATTGGAAAATCTTTGAGATGACTCTGGCAAAATTCCAGAATGCACCCATAGACAATCAACCATCCATTAAATCTGCTTGATTATTGGCTATAAATTAGGCGTTTAATGGGCTAGACAAAAGGCCCAAACAGGAATTGGGTGTTTGTTGGGcctgatcaaatatatattccttcctagaaattaaatactcccaccgttttaaaatgtttgacaccgttaactttttagcacatatttaaccgttcgtcttattcaaaaacttttgtgaaatatgtaaaattatatgcctacatgaaaatatatttaacaatgaatcaaatgataggaaaagaattaataattacttaaattttttgaataagatgagcggtcaaacatatgctaaaaagtcaacggcgtcaaacatttcgaacggagggagtatttattattGGGTCTGCAAAGGCTGAGTGCTACTGTGGTAGTTCAAATATTCAACTCTTCAACTTCAAGGCCTCGTCAAATCCAACAATATTGGCACTCGAGTGGTTTTTTTTAACTGAAGCACTCGAGTGGTTAGATGTGGTTAGACTAGTTCATTGAAGATATGGAGAGAAGGGCCAGAGAGGAAGACAGAGCAATAAGAATTACAAGCCCAAAAGGaaagattttagaggaaatacATGCTTCAAAGCAAAACATTTTAGAACATACCTGGTTCAAAGTGAAACCATTTTGCGAGAAATACATATAAGAGTGGTATAAAAAAAGATAGTCCAAAATATAATTCACTCAACCTTAAATGTAGCTAGATCGACCGATTAGTCCCATCCCGATGGAATGATTATATTATTCTCTGCCAGCATGAAATTAAGCTTTGAATTCAAACCCAGACTTCAAATCTAGAATTTTATCCACCTCTCGGTATTGTACCGATCGATTTCAAACCTCCCCATTTACTTAATCGTATATTTTGTCCGACATATAATCCCGATAAGTCCTGTGACTCGATCCCTATCCCTTGGTGCATGTACACGTCCACATGCATGCACGATCGATCTACCCACCACGTCTCAGGCCACCGGCGATAATGGGTCGGTCGTACGTACGTTTGACCTTAATTGTGTGAGTCGATCAGCTAGAATTGAAGCTTAGCTAAGCTCGCTGCCTAGCTTATTGGACAAGTAAATTAGCAAGCCACTCACATGATCTAAATATCTGATCCCAAACATTTGGAGTATATAGATCAGGATGGGACGCCCAAACCACGCATCAGTGATGTGGCAACGCGCCATATGCATAACACGTGGTCCCCACCCTATCCACAGGATAAGAAGTGAAGTAGTACATGCCAACGTTTCAGTGCAAGGGCACAGGAAGatatatatttaactatttaccttATTTAAATAATTTACGTAACTATAATTTAGTttattgtgagttgttttaccataaaagtttttaaacatgatttatatcttatacatttgaacataaattttaaataaaataaatagttataAATCTGTGTCTAAAAGTTAACGGTACTACATATgttaaaaattaaatgaaagaaGTAGTAAGTAGATTAAAAGAAAGGAGTAGTAAGTAGGTAGCATATCGTGTACGCAATCATTCAAATTCAATGGCTCGAGAGGATAGATATTTATGATTTCTATATAAAGGCAAAGTAAAAAAGACATCAAGTCTAAAATTatagttgaaaatttaaaattgctTTGAATTATAATCCAAAGAACAACCAAGAGCATATACTTGCAGCACATTCATAATCCACACAGGACCACACAGTCTGGTTGGCAGGTGAGCGTGTAGCCGTGTACTCATGACGATATGTTTATTTCAGTTTGTACTGATCAATATGTACATTGCACGTGGCAGTAGGTGCCATGAGCCATGCATGTGCCCAAGAAAAAGGCCAGGTGCGCGTGCGTAGTGCGTACGTCGTCAGTACGTCGGAGTAACTTTCTAGTTATTCTACCTGtcagaaagagaaaagagagagaaacttCTAGTTAACCGGCGGCCACCCTCCCCTTATCCTACGTACCTTACCATCGATTTATGTGCTCGTcgtgtttatttttta is a genomic window of Oryza glaberrima chromosome 7, OglaRS2, whole genome shotgun sequence containing:
- the LOC127778260 gene encoding non-specific lipid-transfer protein C6-like; translation: MAVPRLAVFFLLAVLAVMSPAAASSAAAAPAPETCVRTMQRMLSCLDFIEHRTDAVPRPCCAQLNATVAKQPCCLMHVLRRDVARLVGPGFDTARAMVNVTAACLGDASVLMSIARSCAGN
- the LOC127778333 gene encoding pectinesterase inhibitor 28-like, encoding MRTCEMSVMADHQTLSAVFFLLLVPHAACMAMAKPSSSTLLQDNCELYAAGDRPSYDYCIRTLRADRASATADERGLAAIAARIARATAVATGAKIARLQRGETAPARRDGLAACAAEYAAAVRRLGRAARDVVSRSRGGAGAREMREAQMLLAEVTGAPERCDVAFEAAGGQGSPLDAADRDRARRRGRVGLRHPAADEADVM